The following proteins are co-located in the Triticum aestivum cultivar Chinese Spring chromosome 1A, IWGSC CS RefSeq v2.1, whole genome shotgun sequence genome:
- the LOC123173146 gene encoding dof zinc finger protein 5, translating into MVSHSHLEMGGAAGIKLFGKVITRQPTRTGADGGGGGVVVSKTQQAAPMSSSSSSSGRGSAEQLEEAARARAAAAEARLPCPRCRSEDTKFCYFNNYNVNQPRHFCRACHRYWTAGGAIRNVPVGSGRRKNRPVLHGASTVMSVADHHLAGPASPGMPNGLGFHPDHGWSQAVPPTAYLGHGEMEQCWWLVHQYPAQGQVNGDVQLSPSSLRINQYA; encoded by the coding sequence ATGGTGTCTCACTCTCACCTCGAGATGGGCGGCGCGGCGGGGATCAAGCTCTTCGGCAAGGTCATCACGCGGCAGCCGACACGCACGGGCgcagacggcggcggtggcggcgtggtGGTGTCCAAGACGCAGCAGGCGGCGCCCatgtcgtcgtcctcgtcgtcttCGGGGCGCGGGAGCGCCGAGCAGCTGGAGGAGGCCGCGagggcgcgcgcggcggcggcggaggcgcggctgCCGTGCCCGCGGTGCCGGAGCGAGGACACCAAGTTCTGCTACTTCAACAACTACAACGTCAACCAGCCGCGGCACTTCTGCCGGGCCTGCCACCGCTACTGGACGGCCGGCGGCGCCATCCGCAACGTGCCCGTCGGCTCCGGCCGCCGCAAGAACCGCCCGGTGCTGCACGGTGCCTCCACGGTCATGAGTGTTGCCGACCACCACTTGGCGGGGCCGGCGTCTCCGGGGATGCCGAATGGGCTTGGCTTCCACCCAGATCATGGATGGTCTCAGGCCGTCCCGCCGACGGCTTACCTCGGCCACGGAGAGATGGAGCAGTGCTGGTGGCTCGTTCATCAGTACCCAGCCCAAGGCcaggtcaacggggacgtccaaCTAAGCCCTTCGTCTCTGCGGATCAACCAATACGCATGA